Proteins encoded in a region of the Podarcis muralis chromosome 4, rPodMur119.hap1.1, whole genome shotgun sequence genome:
- the RCSD1 gene encoding capZ-interacting protein, protein MGEPVLPKNIPHLHNREDKPSGTNMVEEKSTTPSVAKLAGKFQDQSSLSGKEIPVTKPTRRKPPCSLPLHTNKAELGQNGELKPSPNASHPLKVKVKSSPLIEKLQANLAFAPAALLPGASPKSPGLKVMVSPFNSPPSTPVSPKSQSSEADETPVSFDKPPEGTHLQFYNKVRTRGSIKRRPPSRRFRKSQSEYGDDLDIGVTVSSQENGAEEENGVFMDKKKATKSLSPPVDGLDHREKQKEIGSDEKTPPGLVSRRTESKETEAGAEETVLCKDSKEEKPHQNVSGGNSCENIKDDKEKNPDHDNAEDTKIKSQKSTLSDREDGIASDQEIKDKGERMAQLRESEDTHLISDKQDTATPELAGDTETCTSSRV, encoded by the exons GACAAGCCATCAGGAACCAACATGGTGGAAGAGAAGTCCACAACTCCCTCAGTGGCAAAGCTGGCAGGAAAATTCCAAGATCAGTCATCTCTGTCTGGAAAGGAG ATACCAGTCACTAAACCAACCCGTAGAAAACCACCATGCTCCCTTCCTCTCCACACAAACAAGGCAGAGCTTGGCCAGAATGGTGAGCTA AAGCCATCTCCAAATGCTTCACATCCTCTAAAGGTTAAGGTAAAAAGCTCTCCCCTAATTGAAAAGCTACAG gcCAATCTGGCATTTGCTCCAGCTGCCCTGCTGCCAGGAGCTTCTCCGAAAAGCCCTGGCCTAAAAGTAATGGTTTCTCCATTTAACAGCCCTCCATCCACTCCTGTCAGCCCAAAGTCTCAATCAAGTGAAGCTGATGAGACACCAGTTAGTTTTGATAAGCCACCAGAGGGCACTCATCTTCAATTTTATAACAAG GTACGCACACGGGGATCAATAAAACGCAGACCACCCTCTAGAAGATTTCGAAAGTCTCAATCAGAATATGGAGATGACCTAGATATAGGGGTGACAGTTTCATCTCAGGAGAATGGTGCTGAGGAGGAGAATGGTGTATTTATGGACAAGAAAAAGGCAACAAAGTCACTCTCTCCCCCTGTGGATGGTCTAGATCACCGTGAGAAACAAAAAGAGATAGGATCTGATGAAAAAACCCCACCAGGACTAGTGtccagaagaacagaaagcaaagagaCAGAAGCAGGAGCAGAAGAAACGGTGTTATGCAAAGACAGCAAAGAAGAGAAGCCACATCAGAATGTTTCAGGGGGAAATTCATGTGAGAACATCAAAGACGACAAAGAGAAGAATCCAGATCATGACAATGCAGAggatacaaaaataaaatcacagaagAGCACTTTGAGTGATAGGGAAGATGGTATTGCTTCTGACCAGGAAATAAAAGATAAAGGAGAGAGGATGGCTCAATTAAGAGAGAGTGAGGACACACATCTGATATCAGACAAACAAGACACTGCAACTCCAGAGCTTGCAGGAGACACAGAAACCTGTACAAGCTCCAGAGTGTGA